Proteins from one Nitrospira sp. genomic window:
- a CDS encoding sigma 54-interacting transcriptional regulator: protein MGRFEVADKGPIFLDEIGELPLDLQSKLLRVLQEGEFERVGGTQTFKVNVRVIAATNRNLEQLSKSGQYRPDLYYRLNVFPIHLPALREREGDIPLLVQYFVRKFATNFGKKITKISERMMSALQRYQWPGNIRELEHVIERAVILSEGPELESIEWLSPSSGKAGSAKPLTLEEAERQHIIDMLEQTNWRVSGPKGAAAILSLKPTTLEARMKKLGIERQAKS, encoded by the coding sequence ATGGGTCGCTTCGAGGTGGCTGATAAAGGCCCGATTTTTCTCGACGAGATCGGCGAACTGCCGCTGGATCTGCAATCGAAACTCCTCCGGGTGCTTCAGGAAGGCGAGTTCGAACGGGTCGGCGGGACGCAGACCTTCAAGGTGAATGTGCGGGTGATCGCCGCAACCAACCGCAATCTCGAGCAGCTTTCGAAGAGCGGCCAGTATCGTCCCGATCTCTATTACCGCCTGAACGTCTTTCCGATTCACCTGCCGGCTCTGCGTGAACGCGAAGGCGATATTCCCCTGCTTGTGCAGTACTTCGTGCGTAAGTTTGCCACGAATTTTGGCAAGAAGATCACGAAGATTTCGGAGCGTATGATGTCCGCACTGCAGCGCTATCAGTGGCCGGGCAACATTCGCGAACTGGAGCATGTGATTGAGCGTGCGGTGATCCTGAGCGAAGGACCGGAATTGGAATCGATCGAGTGGCTATCGCCGTCCAGCGGCAAGGCCGGATCTGCCAAGCCTCTTACGCTCGAGGAAGCGGAGCGGCAGCACATCATCGATATGTTGGAACAAACCAACTGGCGCGTGAGCGGCCCCAAGGGCGCTGCCGCCATCCTCAGCCTGAAGCCCACGACCCTCGAAGCACGGATGAAAAAGCTCGGCATTGAGCGCCAGGCGAAGTCGTAA